acttcagtctatacttcactctgctgcccggattatctttccgcagaaacgctctgggcatgtcactcccctcctcaaaaatctccagtggttgcctgtcaacctccttatctaacaaaaactcctcactcttggcttcaaagctctccatcaccttgtcccttcctacctcacctcccttctctcctatagcccagcctgcacactccggtcctctggtgctaaccttctcactctgcctcgttctcacctgtcccaccgtcagcccctggcccaagtcctacctctggcctggaacaccctccctcctcaaatctgccaaactagtacactcccccccttcaaattcctactgaaacctcacctcctccaagacgccttcccaggctaagctcctcttttcctcagctcccccttccctctgcatcaccctcattagctccctttgctctactccccacccccacagcatttgtggatatatgtacatatctataattctatttatatcaatacctgtttactcgttttgacgtatgtacatctataattctgtttatattgatacctgtttacttgttttgaagtctgtcttccccacttctagacttttAAGCCCggtataggcagggattgtctctttttttctgaattgtactttccaagcacttatcacagtgctctgcacacagtaagtgctcagtaaattcattcattcattcagtagtatttattgacagcttactatgtgcagagcactgtcctaagcgcttgaaatgtacaattcggcaacagatagagacagtccctgcctaatgatgggctcacagtctaatcgggggagacaggcagcaaagcaaaacagaacaaaacaaaaacaagacaacactatcacgataaatagaatcaaggggatgcacatctcattaacagaataaatagggtaataaataatatatataaatgacagtgctgaggggagggggaggaagaggaggtggggaggggaggggagggggagcagaggggaaggggggaataatttattgaatgtattgtattcagtaaatacaattgaatgaatgaatgaatgaatatgtacataagtgctgtgggactgaaggaggagtgaataaagggtgcagatataagttcaagggcaatgcagaaaagagtgggagaagaggagatgaaggctTAGAGAAGACCTCGAGGAAGAGATGTCTTCCAAGACTTTGGAAgacatctctctcttccctctagactgggagctcatgtgggcagggattatcactctttattgctgttttctactttcccaaacagtacagtgctctgcacacaggaaatgtgtaataaataaatatgatcgaatgaatgaacgaatgtgcttgtaataagtctttgaatggagggagaatgatcgcctgttggataggaagtgggagggcattccatgccaaaggcaggatgtgggtgagaggtggacGGTGACACAGAGAGTATCGaggtagaatgagtaggttggttagaggagtgaagtgttcaggctgggttgtaggaggaaattgtgggggcaagctgattgagtgcttcattgAGTGGTAAAttaattgaatggtatttattgagtgcttactacgtgcagagcactggactaaacatttgggagaataccgtCACATCACGCCTCCTTCACCCTatgccttccttctttcccagagCTGTCCCTCATCCTCCGCCCCTTCACTGGCTCCCAGAAGCTCACTTCTATCCAACTCCACCCTTgaaccaccctctccccctcccctgattCAGATATGCAGGgatggcagacaattactcttcccagccttcaaagccttactaaaggcacacctcctccaaaaggccttcctggactaagccccacttttcctcatcttcctctccattccacatcaccctgactttctccctttgcccttccccccctcccacagcatttacttatatatctgtgattttatttatttttattgatgtctgtttacttgtattgatgtctgtctttcccgttgtagactgtgagctcattgtgggcagggatcgaccctctttattgctatattgtactttcctgtgtcttagtggcaagagcacgggcttgggagtcagaggtcatgggttctaatcccggctctgccacatcagctgtgtgtctttgggtgagtcacttaacttctctttgcctcagttacctcatctggaaaatggggattaagactgtgagccccaagtgggacaactttattaccttgtatctgaccccagtgcttagaacagtgcttggcacacagtaagtgatcaataaatacgattgaatgaatgaatgaatgaatgaatgtgtgcaagGGAAGCTAGTCAGTGTAGCAGAATCAGGATCAAGAGGgtgagatccgccctttcctctccacccaaacggctaccttactattacgggctctcgttatatcccggctagactactgtgtcagccttctctctgacctcccttcctcctctctcgccccgctccggtctattcttcactccgctgcccggctcatcttcctgcagaaacgatctgggcatgtcactccccttcttaaacaactccagtggttgcctatcgacctccgctccaaacaaaaactcctcactctaggcttcaaggctctccatcaccttgccccttcctacctctcctcccttctctctttctaccgcccaccccgcacgctccgctcctctgccgcccacctcctcgccgtcccttggtctcgcctatcccgccgtcgacccctgggtcacgtcctcccgcggtcccggaacgccctccctcctcacctccgccaaaccgattctctttccctcttcaaaaccctacttaaaaatcacctcctccaagaggcgttcccagactgagctcctcttccccctctactccctctgccatcccccctttacctctccgcagctaaagcctcattttccccttttccctctgctcctccacctctcccttcccatccccacagcactgtactcgtccgctcaactgtatatattttcgttaccctatttattttgttaatgaattgtacatcgccttgattctatttagttgccattgtttttacgagatgttcttccccttgacgctgtttagtgccattgttcttgtctgtccatctcccccgattagactgtaagcccgtcaaacggcagggactgtctctatctgttgccgacttgttcatcccaagcgcttagtacagtgctctgcacatagtaagcactcaataaatactattgaatgaatgaatgaatgaatgtgcttctccattaggccatgctgctccttacatATGTATAGTCATTCagtcttacttattgagtgcttactgtgtgcagagcactgtactaagcatttggaaaagtataatacaacaataaactgtgacattccttgcccgcaacaagctcacagtctagagtgggggagacagacatcaatacaaataaataaaattacagattatgtgcataagtgctctggggctgggatggggtaagagtaaagggataaataaaattacaaatatgtacataagcgctgtggggctgggatggggggaagagcaaagggagcaagtcagggaggtgcagaagggagtgggagatgagaaaaagtggggattagtcgtTGAAGCAGTCACATCCATACTCACACTTGTTTCCACAATATTGAAAGATGTCACTACTGATAAAGAATGCTAATACTTTCCCCTCTGTACTCACTTCCTCTTTGGGTgtacaccttcattcattcattcaatagtatttattgagcgcttactatgtgcagagcactgtactaagcgcttgggatgaacaagtcggcaacagatagagacagtccctgccgtttgacgggcttacagtctaatcgggggagacggacagagaagtgaagtcctaatgaggtcactgaggcacagagaagtgaagtgacttgcccacagtcacacagctgaaaggtggcagagccaggattcgaacccatgacctctgactcccaagcccgggctctttccactgagcgatgctgcttTCACATGTTCTCCCTGATGAGCCTGTGGTaatccagattgtaaactcgttgtggatagggaatgtgtttactgttgtgtcgaactctcccaagcacttagtacagtgctctgcatccagtaagcattcagtaaatacaattgaatgaataagtgaaggaATATGAGCTTTGCTTCAGTGCTGGGGAGATGACTCTATTTCAGGAGCACTTGGTTGAAGATCTTGTcctatccatcggtggtattcttTGATGGCCTTCTTTGGGCAGAGCTCTTAGAGGAGTATACTAAAAGTAGTAGACATCATCCCTAAGCTTAAGTTTATGCCTAGCAGGGTGCTCTATGACTTCATGCTGAGTATTGCTCGTAGGTAACAAGAGGGAAACTGCTCAAGAAACCGAATGTGTCTTGGATCAGAAGTGCATTCCGACTTTCAGTCTTGGGTTCTCCGACTGGGGCTTTCATGCCAAAATACCTCTTATGTGGAGCAAAAGAAACCCtccttctaatgccaacccactcgctGTACTtagatctcgtctctctcgctaccaaccccttgtccacgttctccttctgacctggaattccttccccttttatagatgacagaccacctctcggcaccttcaaagccctactgaagtcgcATTTCCTCccggaggccatccctgactaagacctcatttcccttaccctgCCTCCTTGGATCCATCTCCTTTAAACCCTCCTTATtcgtccctcccccagccccacggtacttaatGTATCCGACCTTATCCTCTCCcatttccactatctgtaatttaattcagtgtctatctcccctgtaagctccttgaagtcaggaattgtgccttccaactctacttcttaaatgcttactatagtgctctgcacacaataagcacccaataaatatcatgatcAGTCATTGATTATTCGATGTTCATACATGCCGGCTTCAGCTCCATTCACTTTCTGCCCCTAAAATGCTCCTACttgtaggctggggaaaagagttgGTAATCCCCATCACTCATTAAATAAGACTATTCTGcggggagcgcttagtacagtattgaataaatgaatgaaccctttcAGAAGATTCAACCAGCAGCCCTTCTTAACAATacatggcctcttggagaactgAGACAGATCTGTGATTAGCCTCCCTTTACAGTTCAAGGAGTTCTGCATGAATGTTGTGTGTGAAATCTGTAGCTCCCTGAAATAACCTACCAGTTAAAATTAAACAACATGTAATCCTGCCTTTTTGACTGCTGCTCGGCAAACTTGGATTTAGGCATCTCCACCAGTCAGGGACACCTCTTGAGCACGGGAGCTACTTGATGTCCCCAAATTCAGTGCTTTGTTTTTATGAATGATGTTTTACCTTGCTCAGTTTAGAGCTGTAGTGCAGTTCTTTTTAATGCAGGTTTAATTACCTTCAGGTTGTTgagatgattatcattattaattagagattgtaagctcattgtgggcagggaacttttctaccaacattgttatattgtactctcccaagcgtttagtacagtactttatacacagtacttagtacagtgcctagcacatagtaaacactcaataaataccatggattgattgattccttgattAATTATAGAATTTACGGGACTAGTTAAGGAAAATGcatttacagatatggacacctCGGCACCTAGAGGAATGAATTTGCCTGAGGCCGTGGGACAGGATCTGAGAAATGGTGGGGGTTCTTCACCACTCGTCCCCAAAGACCTGTCGCGGCAGTCCTCCTTTCTAATGGAATCATCATCCTAATATCAAAAATTGGAAAGAAATTCAGTACACTCTCATCTGATTCCCAATAAGAATTAAtgtgattttaattttaattataaTTTCTTAACCTTCTTGCAGAGTAATTATTTGGTGTTCCTGGCCGAGCTGTTCTGGTGGTTTGAAGTTGTGAAACCATCGTTCGTACAGCCACGGGTTGTCATTCATCCACCAGGTAATGATATGTTGGATTTCATCCATGCCTGTAGAATAAATACCCAGAAACAGACTTAGCCCTGCCTTTATAGGGAATGTTCTTACCAGTTCATCCAAAGACTTGCACAGATTCGGAATGTCTCGATATCAAAACATATGGAATCGTGGGGCAGACAAGATGGGAAAGGGGACAAGAAGGAGGTGACAGAAGTGGGAAATGGGGAAGTGAAGTTTGACCTCAAAAGCCTTCAGGTTTTgaactcctcctttccccatctttccACATTTCTTGTGACATCCTGATCTCGGATGTTGACTTTGTTTTCTTGCCTCAAAATTCTGAAATTATGTTTTTTAGTTTGGAATTACTGTGAATCTTTTCTCCTTTTTGACCCACACTTGGAACTTACTCCTGGAACAGACGGGATACGATTGCAGATGGGCCAAACCAATGGAAATAGTTCCTAGTTTGTTCTCAGTTGACTGGCATTTTATAGGGAAAATTTGATGCCAAGATAAAAGTGCTATAAAAGAATGAAGGAGCTACAAATAGAGTTTGTATCATTACCTGCAAGGTATTAGGTTGGTCAGGGCCAGGTTTCAGGGGCGGTCATGTCTGTGTAAGCCCACAACAAAGACCTTCGGTTTAAAATCCGTACATCCAGTTTAACATCTCCAAGAAATCTTCACTCTGAAAATGAAAAAccaaagaaagaaaatgggaattTCATCAAAGCCATTTATAAAGCATGATCAGTATGTGCAGGGCATTTCTTCTTCCAGTGGAATTCTTGCCATTTTTGAGGCAGGAAGCGATACTACGGCCGAAAGATTAGAAGAAGAAGTGAGGAAGATCGGTTTAAATGGAAACAAGGAGAAATGAGTCAGAATGAGGTCCCTAGCCTTATCTTGATAAGTGTcaatgtttgtttttattttaagcaaGTCCAGGAGTAGGTTCATAAATGAAATTTTCCttattttccaataataataataatactggtatttgttaagtacttactatgtgcctagcactgttctaagcactagggtagatacaaggtaatcagcttgtcccacgtgaggctcacagtcttaatccccgttttacagatgaggtaactgaggcactgagaagttaagtgacttgtccaaagtcacacagctgaaaggtggaggagctgggattagaacccatgacctctgactcctaaacccgtgctctttccactgaaccatgctgctcctctaaaaatAAATTCAGTAATACAGGATATCTGAAAGTCTTGTATATTTCCGTATTATGAAAGGGAAAATTCAAGTATTTTTAAGAACATTGTTTAACGGGAATAATGGATACCATATTTACTTACATAATTGCCTCTACTGCATAATCCACACTGAATCCTCCCAATTTTTGAGGAgtaaataataaaagtaataatgattgtgatatttattaagcacttactctgccaggcactctgctaagtgttggagttgatacaagataatcaagtcagactcaatccctgtcccacatgaggctcacagtctacgttaGAGAAGTTACAAGACTTTCCCAAGACcatacaacaagcaagtggtagaacctggattagaacccaggtcctctgactgccatgcttgtgctgctctttccattagaccttaCTGCCTCTATACTAAGATTTAAGGAAATTGATTCTGTAATAAGGAAATAAGAAATTATTTTTTAAGCAGTGATAGCGACATCGGAAGGATGCCAGagtaagaagaggaaaaaggtcaGAATGAACTAAAGCCATGGACACAGGCTCTTGCAGGGAGGAATATTTTTGAAGCCTGATTGGAAAGTGATGTAGGAAGAGAGAAAGTTAGAAGGTAAAAATAAAATCCACAGGTATAGGCtcacagcagggaaggggagtTTTTCATTGGTGTAGGTGTAGGAAGGCGTAGTCAGGcgtaggaagagaagggaggaggagttgctgtaattattcattgttatatttaatcattgttattgttattagtaataataataattgtggtatttgttgagcacatactatatgccaaacactgaactcactgctggggtaaatacaagataatcaggtcagacacagttcctgtcccacatggggctcacagtctaagttggagaaaaGACAGGTATTgggttccccttttacagatgtgaaaactgaggcacaaggaagttaggtgacttgcctaaggtcacacagcaggcaagtggcagagctgggattagaacacaggtcctctgattccagtgCCATGCTTTTGAGTTTTGATTACATacagtatttgggagagttctgTAAAAGTAAGAAACACAGCCTCAAAAGTGCCGTcggctttctcttccttctcccatcctttcctcttttcttttttttctcctttttcccctcctgctctcctcATTGTTATACTGATTTCCTGGCATAATAGCCTGTCCCCTTTTTGGGGTAGCAAAAATTATGCCCAAAATGGGACCAATTATGGGAATAACTATGGTATGTGCAGAGAAACCAtaagaatgcatgaatgaattttcagaCTAGATAAATTTATTTCTGCCCAAATTCCTTTATCTACTAACTGGAAATGAACATTAAAATGCACACTAAGAAAAATACAATTTGGAGTTTTTATCTTCCATTTTAGCTGAATCCGTGAGAGATCCATCTTCTATTGCTGCTTTGAATGCTGCCAGAAGAAACTTTTCAGATGGTTCGTGCAGTTCGAATTTCATTTCAAGGTAGTATCAGAACCCCtttatttgttcttttttttaaaaaaactggcatcaatatcaaGGTTGCACATCaattttgttctctctctctctctctctctctctctctctctgtctttctctctctctacgtAAGGAATTATTGCTCTTTCCTGCCTGCAAGACAACCCAGGAATTTTCTCTCccagggactgaggcacagttcaAAACCCACGTAAACATCTAAGTGCCACTCCACGACAATGTGGTGAAATTCACTTTTATGAAACCAAGCTGACATAGAGTCCCTATTGTAAGCCCCAAGCCCCAGCCCTACCTCCTGCCCCcagttcctcccttctcttcctcagtgGTCCATGAAGGAGTTGGGGTAGACATATTTTCCTTCCATCAAAATGGGCCACAGTACTCTTCCCTACTGTTCTTTATCATGAAATAACACTCTCCCATTGCCATCAAaaaagaaggagcgtggcttaattAAAGGcttggccctggaagtcaggagaccttggttctaattctggctccaccatatgcctgctctgtgactttgggcaagtcacttgattgcactctacctcagtttcctcatctgtaaaatagggattaaagatctcttctacctcccccttagactgtgaaacctcaCGTGGCACCAAGGCTTTGTCCAATTtgcttaacttgcatccaccccagcacttagtacaaatgctTGGTgtgtggtaaatgcttaacacatactgaaATTATCATTATAAATCATTAGCAATATTTAAAGGATTTTCCCCGAGAGGCTTAAAACTGCTAAGCCTACATTTTGGGGAGGTAATTTAATGTTTCTGtacttctctgtctccttctgtaaGATATGAATAATAACATTTACTTCTGCTTACCTACTGCTAGTATTTAAAGATTAATGAGCTAATGTGTAAGATGGCACCTCAGTCTCTTTACAAAAGGCACTAAATAAATCTGAAGTGATGTGATCTTATTATTTCGCTTATGCTTGTACACTCtattttcattgattttttttttcaagaaaatttGTTACATCGTTCCTGTTTGGAGATCTTTTGGTTCTGGTTTAAGTAATGGGTCTTTGCCCACAGTGCGAAATAAGCTTAAATTCTTGATGTTGTGACAAAAACCATCATTTTAGATTTGTTTTACTCTATAGCGAGGAAGGTCCTGGATTTCCACAATCTCACCATCGTCTTCTTGCCAGGCACCAACAACCTCAACCTCATTCAGTTGCTCCAGGTAATTTCCCAAGCTTAATATCCTGGTAGTAAATTTAAGAATTCCTAGGGCTTAGAAAGTGCTGTACAGATAATAGACGCTccctaaatactattggttgactgatttaaAGGTAAGAACAAGCTTTTAGGCATAGGTTCTCAAGGTGTACTGATTTAAGTAGTGTGGTTGTGACTGAGAATGAATCACTGTTCTTTCTCCCGCTTCTGTGGCTGAAATAATCACAGTAGCTGTGTCCTTTTACATAGTAAAAACATTTCTAATTGCCCCAGTTTTTAGCTTTGTTTTCTTGCATTATTAATGACTTTGCATTTGTCATAAAAATATGGCTCATTTGTGTACTTTTTTTGGTATGACATGGTGATTTTTGTATTTTGTTTACAAAGGAGGAATTAGAAGATCCTCATCCATGTCTTATGTTGATGGCCATGTAGGCACCTGGCCAAAAGAGAAAAGGTAAGAAATTTTTGAGTAATCGTTCAAATTGAAAAACCTACCTATTCTGTTAAACGAATTGCATAACTGAGTCTTAGAATTAGTCACCTGTCACCAGCATGTAAGCAGTGGAAGAGATGAGGTTAAGTAGATTGCAGTTGAGATTTGGGTGAATTAAATCCAGAAGGTTTGGAGAGTAGCCTTAACCTGTCCCCATCCATACCGATCCCTAAAATACAGCAGGGTTTAGGTTATCGTCTTCCCTGAAGGATCTCTCTTAACTTTGTCACTGAAGTCACTGCTCTTTCATACTGTCAGTTGCAATTAAAAGAAGGTACTACTGGATAATTCTTTTTCACTCTTAACTCCTTCTTTTAGGTCCTCGGTTCATGGAGTGTCATTTGACATTTCTTTTGATAAGGAAAATAGCATGCAGTGCTCCACTCCAAACAGAGGAATGACAAGGTCCGTTAGTAACGAAGGTCTTACGGTAAACAACAATCGCATCCCCAAACACATTAGGAAAAACTTGTCCTTCAAGCCAATCAATGGAGAAGAGGGAACGAAAAGCATCGAAGAAGAAAATCCAAAATGCAGTTTTCCTTTTAGTACCAATGAGGTCAATTCAAATCAAAGCTTTCAGTACAAACTTCCAAATGGTGCTCTGCAAAACAGGGTACATCTAGATGATTTTGGCAATCAGGTTGAGACCCCAAGCATTGAAGAAGCCTTACAGATAATTCACGATACTGAAAAATCTCCGCAAACAGCCCAGATAACAAATGGGTTCTTTCTTCATAATCGGGAAATGAGTATCCTCAATTCAAATCTTTTGTTGAATCAGACTAGCCCCGACATAATAATAGACACAAAAGGTGCCTTAAGTCCCGTGACCGATACCACCGAAGTGGACACTGGAATTCACGTTCCTTCTGAAGATATTCCGGAAACGATGGACGAAGACTCTTCTTTAAGAGACTATACTGTCAGCCTGGACTCTGACATGGAGGAACCCTCCAAGTTTGTTCAGGATTCTGATATTCGGGCTCTCAATCACCGAGAGGCCTTGAGTCCTTGTCCCAGTTCGGTAAGCACCAAGTCCCAGGCAGGCAGCAGTGCCTCTTCCAGCTCTGGAGTTAAAATGACCAGCTTCGCCGAACAGAAATTCAGAAAACTGAACCACGCAGACGGTCGGAGTAGCGGCAGCAGTTCTCAGAAAACAACACCCGAGGGCTCTGAACTCAATATTCCTCACGTTGTTGCGTGGGCACAAATACCTGAAGAAGCATCCCTTCATCAGGGAAGAGATACTACCCAACTCCTGGCCTCTGAAATGGTACAACTGAGGATGAAGCTAGAGGAAAAGAGGCGAGCCATTGAAGcccagaagaaaaaaatggaagccGCTTTCACTAAGAAGAGACAGAAAATGGGAAGGACGGCATTCCTTACGGTGGTGAAAAAGAAAGGCGACGGGATATCCCCGCTTCGAGAAGAGGCAGCTGGCGCCGAAGATGAGAAGGTGTAtcatgagagaggaagagaaaaagaacctCAAAAAGAAGATGAATCAGTGACGAAGAGCACGACGGAAGGCACCAAAGACAGTGTTGAGAATCCACAGGCTAAACGGCTAAAGTCTCCCACCACACCTGTGGATCCTGAAAAGCAGTGGAACTTGGCCAGCCCTTCAGAGGAAACTCTCAATGAAGGAGAGCTTTTAGAATACACCAAATCCATCGAAAAATTAAACTCTTCCCTGCATTTCCTACAGCAGGAAATGCAGCGCTTGTCACTGCAGCAAGAGATGCTgatgcagatgagagaacagcaGGCTTGGGTCATCTCACCCCCACAACCTTCTCCTCAGAAACAGATTCGGGATTTCAAGTCTTCGAGGCAAACGGGAATGTCTTCACCAGTGGCCCCGTTCTCTTCAGAATCCCCGCGCCCGACTCATCCATCCCCACAGTCTTCTAACAGGAAGAGCACGTCCTTCTCCGTTAAAATGCAGAAGACTCCTAGGCCGAACGAACTGAAAATCACCCCTTTAAACCGCACCCTGACCCCCCCACGGTCTGTAGATAGCCTTCCTCGTTTGAGAAGGTTTTCCCCAAGCCAGGTTCCCATCCAGACTCGATCATTTGTCTGTTTTGGAGACGACGGGGAGCGTGTAAGTGAACCTCAGTCCAAGAACACCAAACCTAGGGAAGAGGTAGGAAAGGAGGCTGGGCAGTCGAAAGGAAATCGGGAACAGCCAGGAcacaatccagaagaaaaagagatCACAGCTTTCGAGTCGATGGTTTCCGAAGTACTGTCTCAGCCCGTCACCGAAACTGTTCACCTCACACCAAATGAGGATCAGCTGAAGCAACCCATTTTACCGCCTCCAGCTCCCATCTTGCCAACTCCAGCTCCCAAAAGTGTTAATTTAATTGAGGTTTCCCTCTCGGATTTAAAACCCCCAGAAAAGGCTGATGAGTCGGTGGAAAAATCTGAAGGAGAGAGTGATAAAGAACAGTTTGATGATGACCAGAAAGTCTGCTGTGGCTTCTTCTTCAAGGTAAGTGACCTCAGCAATGATGGGGTCTGATAGGTTCGCAGATGGACCCGAACACCCTCTCGTACTTTTTTGTTTGCATAGTGCTTATATTTTTTCCCAGGTGCTCTCGTAGCAGTCACCCCATTTTATCCTGCCAACATCCccttggagtagggagaggtagtacattccccattttacagaggaggaaacaaaggcccagagagtttaagtgattcgcccaaggccacacagcaagccaggACAGAGCCAGGGCTCGAACCAGATCATCTCGttaatcccagccccacgctctttccactcaatCACAGTGATCCCACGTGGCACACAGTCTTTGTGCTCCTgcaagcagagaaggagagccctGTGGACCCTCAATGTTTCTGGGGCTTATGACAATCACAGACAAGCAGTTGAATAAGATCATCACTGGAGAAGGAATTTCAgtgactcaatcagtgatatttattgagcgcttactgtgtgcagagccttataCCAAGcccctgagaaagtacaatacaattggtagaagtgacccttgcccacaaaaaactttacagggggagacaggcatgaaaataaatttcagctaggGGGAATATAGGTCACGTTGCTCTGCAGATCTCCAGAGTGGGGAACAGCCACACC
The Ornithorhynchus anatinus isolate Pmale09 chromosome 4, mOrnAna1.pri.v4, whole genome shotgun sequence genome window above contains:
- the CAMSAP2 gene encoding calmodulin-regulated spectrin-associated protein 2 isoform X3, producing the protein MGEAARPAEPRRTFIVPDVKPCDHYDFARAKVACGLAWLVAKAFGTENVPEELQEPFYTDQYDQEHIKPPVVSLLLSAELYCRAGSLILKSEAAKPLLGHDAVIQALAQKGLYVTDQEKLVTERDLHKKPIQMSTHLAMIDTLMMAYTMEMVSIEKVIACAQLYSAFFQATDLPYDIEDAIMYWINKVNDHLKDILEQEQKLKDHHTVETPGGQKARYRKEQTLLKQLPCIPLVENLLKDGTDGCALAALIHFYCPDIVRLEDICLKETMSLADSLYNLQLIQEFCQEYLNQCCHFTLEDMLYASSSIKSNYLVFLAELFWWFEVVKPSFVQPRVVIHPPAESVRDPSSIAALNAARRNFSDGSCSSNFISSEEGPGFPQSHHRLLARHQQPQPHSVAPGGIRRSSSMSYVDGHVGTWPKEKRSSVHGVSFDISFDKENSMQCSTPNRGMTRSVSNEGLTVNNNRIPKHIRKNLSFKPINGEEGTKSIEEENPKCSFPFSTNEVNSNQSFQYKLPNGALQNRVHLDDFGNQVETPSIEEALQIIHDTEKSPQTAQITNGFFLHNREMSILNSNLLLNQTSPDIIIDTKGALSPVTDTTEVDTGIHVPSEDIPETMDEDSSLRDYTVSLDSDMEEPSKFVQDSDIRALNHREALSPCPSSVSTKSQAGSSASSSSGVKMTSFAEQKFRKLNHADGRSSGSSSQKTTPEGSELNIPHVVAWAQIPEEASLHQGRDTTQLLASEMVQLRMKLEEKRRAIEAQKKKMEAAFTKKRQKMGRTAFLTVVKKKGDGISPLREEAAGAEDEKVYHERGREKEPQKEDESVTKSTTEGTKDSVENPQAKRLKSPTTPVDPEKQWNLASPSEETLNEGELLEYTKSIEKLNSSLHFLQQEMQRLSLQQEMLMQMREQQAWVISPPQPSPQKQIRDFKSSRQTGMSSPVAPFSSESPRPTHPSPQSSNRKSTSFSVKMQKTPRPNELKITPLNRTLTPPRSVDSLPRLRRFSPSQVPIQTRSFVCFGDDGERVSEPQSKNTKPREEVGKEAGQSKGNREQPGHNPEEKEITAFESMVSEVLSQPVTETVHLTPNEDQLKQPILPPPAPILPTPAPKSVNLIEVSLSDLKPPEKADESVEKSEGESDKEQFDDDQKVCCGFFFKDDQKAEDDMAMKRAALLEKRLRRERETLLRKQQQEAELEHKKEETRRKTEEERQKKEDEKARREFIRQEYMRRKQLKLMEDMDTVIKPRPHGAKQKKQRPKSIHRDHIESPKTPIKGPPGSRIYRVFSVSSLSLASLNTGDNDSVHSGKRTPRSESVEGFLSPSRCGSRNGEKDWENASTTSSVASGTEYTGPKLYKEPSAKSNKYIIQNALAHCCLAGKVNEGQKKKILEEMEKSDANNFLILFRDSGCQFRSLYTYCPEMEEINKLTGIGPKSISKKMIEGLYKYNSDRKQFSHIPAKTMSASVDAITIHSHLWQAKRPVTPKKL